In Silene latifolia isolate original U9 population chromosome 3, ASM4854445v1, whole genome shotgun sequence, a single window of DNA contains:
- the LOC141648916 gene encoding uncharacterized protein LOC141648916, whose protein sequence is MERGSRSKGKGVLGESSNGGREVFVWEANEDVGNEGQVEKILVGKIWASKTINSKAAIDTMLRLWNPTGKVMGNVLDARERTFIFRFEDDRDKVRVMEGQPWHFDKFVWCFNEPSGEGKLSDTILDRLPIWARVYDLPIKGRTNEANLRRLGEQLGTYVVRDDSPYPELEKAVRIQVLHNIRKPLQPSVEIRLADGKINFFDVKYERLPLYCYGCGVLGHGLKDCDSGPHDEDNLLYGEKLRASPRKGGKAGVAEERKTSRDLRPEFEEEYRRSEEEMIEKLKRIALSSKAKFQKGVGGVELQSVLEESTQGGLGSGVVGGIGSLGWDGGKNTGEQAVVDMSDGVRGGKMVELVEHSTLYTGNPGEVSAEEIVVEAGRVEMVAKGEASVRKWQRTERVEHGGVSFSSVIADNEVINENHKRTRVEDGGEAAGASKRVACHRDVGLGNPSAVGGLRNLVRREAPALVFLCETKLSSEEMRSVMLRFEDYSGMAVDSVGRSGGLAFLWRKDVNVVFRSASVHFMDFDIRTDDLEWRCTGFYGWPTVQDRHLSWELLRSLAAESRSPWLCVGDFNEILYANEMKGGNRAQRQMNSFRDAVDVCELRDLGFEGYEFTFDNGQAGVDNRQCRLDRAFNNEGWRDLFPYAKVINMNREWSDHSPIKVFLDGRERLDGPRGRNFRFEQIWVGEEGCEDTIKKAWEEDDWNVVDTIARCARELQKWKGVSIGKIMRDLSRKRRRLKWLNVNERTVANVRERKAVIKDINSLLRQEEVFWRQRSRALWLKEGDRNTKYFHRKAGQQKKKNRIGRIVVEGDRAVTGNEGIKGAAVDFFSTLFTSSQPAVFDELLIGVKNRVTLDMNESFKAEYKGDEVFEALQQMHPLKAPGPDGMNALFYQTYWHIVGPSVTRLVLRILNGSESPGIINSTHIVLIPKKKAPDKFSDYRPISLCNVLYKLVAKVLANRLKRFLGCLVSENQSAFTPGRLISDNILIVFEMFHYMKNARSKEGHMALKLDMAKAYDRVEWVFLEKVLLTMGFDGSWVGNVMRCVRTVSYDVLINGSPSATFVPTRGLRQGDPLSPYLFILCAEVLSSMIRRKVEEGVLHGIRVAPLSPVVSHLFFADDSIIFVKANETQARIVMELLSQYEIASGQLVSKEKTTVSFSKGTSVWRRDKVVSVLGVQAVQEQGKYLGLPTVIGHSKQVLNKVVRDKLNNKMQGWRGKLFSRAGRETLIKAVAQSIPTYAMSVFKLPANFCDELRSIVSRFWWGSENGKRKISWVSWEAMCRVKARGGMGFRDFGNFNLALLAKQAWRLICNEESLMVGVLKGKYFPNCSFMEAVIGNNSSYTWRSICEAKKVMGLGIRRRVGDGKGTRVWLDPWIPGTSSRCVISPRGGFDLETKVAELMVVGEARWNREKVEAMFLPFEAERIMNIRLSELVQEDSWCWDGARDGEYSVKEGYRLLAAEEEEEEEQSDTSMASWIWKAIWSAPVIPRIKVFMWQLCSDALPVRGNIATRIQNFDCFCPRCHAGEESCVHVFRDCGWNEEVWEMVGLEVFRSHSNMRIREWVEVELRRMGMEERVLFMTTCWVIWEQRNKLLFDNGLWTGERVVRRIMDVVWEMESLKEDEAVMERGRGDSTAVGRWGKPSEGLWKVNVDAGVKEGMGVGLGAVCRDGDGRVAWAVAVQTAGTCCVQMAEAEAILLGLKEARCVGMRSVVIESDCLNVVNALKERKRGRSDIFLIYDEILMLVPLFDTVIFSYTRRDCNKLAHLVAHATPWTIGRRFWLDVLPPSLVGVAEQDLFDI, encoded by the exons ATGGAGCGTGGGAGTCGTAGTAAAGGCAAAGGGGTGCTGGGAGAAAGCTCAAACGGTGGGAGAGAGGTGTTTGTGTGGGAGGCTAACGAGGATGTGGGTAACGAAGGACAGGTGGAAAAGATCCTTGTTGGGAAAATTTGGGCTTCGAAGACGATAAATAGTAAAGCAGCCATTGATACGATGCTTCGATTATGGAATCCAACGGGGAAGGTGATGGGTAATGTTCTTGATGCCAGGGAACGGACTTTCATATTCAGGTTTGAGGATGACCGGGATAAGGTTAGGGTAATGGAGGGCCAACCATGGCACTTTGATAAGTTTGTATGGTGCTTCAATGAACCTAGTGGGGAAGGGAAGCTGTCTGACACGATTCTTGATAGGCTACCAATTTGGGCTCGTGTATACGATCTCCCAATCAAGGGTCGTACTAATGAAGCAAATTTGAGGAGATTGGGTGAGCAGCTGGGGACATATGTTGTGCGTGACGATTCTCCTTACCCGGAGCTGGAGAAGGCGGTTCGAATTCAAGTACTCCATAATATCCGCAAACCTCTTCAACCATCGGTGGAGATTAGGCTGGCTGATGGAAAGATTAATTTTTTCGATGTAAAGTATGAGAGGCTGCCCCTGTACTGCTATGGGTGTGGCGTTTTGGGCCATGGACTAAAGGATTGTGATAGTGGTCCGCATGACGAGGATAATCTGCTTTATGGGGAGAAATTGCGTGCGTCGCCAAGGAAGGGTGGTAAGGCGGGTGTTGCGGAGGAGCGTAAGACTAGTAGGGATTTGAGACCGGAATTTGAAGAGGAGTACCGTCGTAGTGAAGAGGAGATGATTGAGAAGCTGAAGCGTATTGCCCTATCTAGTAAGGCGAAGTTCCAGAAGGGTGTGGGAGGTGTGGAGCTGCAGAGTGTGTTGGAAGAGAGCACGCAGGGGGGTTTGGGGAGTGGTGTAGTAGGTGGTATTGGGTCTCTGGGATGGGATGGTGGCAAAAACACGGGTGAGCAGGCGGTAGTGGATATGAGTGATGGGGTTAGGGGCGGTAAGATGGTGGAGCTTGTGGAGCATAGTACGCTGTATACAGGGAACCCAGGGGAGGTTTCGGCTGAGGAGATTGTTGTGGAGGCTGGCAGGGTGGAGATGGTTGCGAAGGGAGAGGCTAGTGTGAGGAAGTGGCAGCGGACTGAGCGTGTGGAACATGGGGGAGTTTCGTTTTCGTCTGTGATAGCTGATAATGAAGTAATAAATGAAAATCATAAACGGACGAGGGTTGAGGATGGTGGGGAGGCTGCCGGTGCTTCGAAGAGAGTTGCTTGTCACAGGGATGT GGGGCTGGGCAATCCCTCTGCAGTTGGCGGGCTCCGGAATCTTGTCCGGAGGGAGGCCCCAGCTTTGGTCTTTTTGTGTGAGACAAAGCTGAGTAGCGAGGAGATGAGGTCTGTTATGTTACGTTTTGAGGATTATTCTGGTATGGCGGTGGATAGTGTGGGGCGATCTGGGGGTCTTGCTTTTTTGTGGAGAAAGGATGTTAATGTTGTGTTTCGCTCTGCTTCTGTTCACTTTATGGATTTTGATATTCGAACAGATGATCTTGAATGGAGGTGCACGGGGTTTTATGGGTGGCCGACAGTACAAGATCGTCACTTATCTTGGGAGCTACTCCGGTCCTTAGCAGCTGAGTCACGGTCTCCATGGCTGTGTGTGGGGGATTTTAATGAGATACTTTATGCTAATGAAATGAAGGGAGGAAATAGGGCACAGAGACAGATGAACAGCTTTCGAGATGCGGTGGATGTTTGTGAGTTGCGTGATTTGGGTTTTGAGGGTTATGAATTTACCTTTGATAACGGACAGGCTGGGGTGGACAATAGACAGTGTCGGTTGGATCGAGCGTTTAATAACGAAGGATGGCGGGATCTTTTCCCGTATGCAAAGGTGATTAATATGAACCGTGAGTGGTCGGACCACTCGCCTATCAAGGTGTTTCTAGACGGACGGGAGAGGCTCGATGGACCCCGGGGGCGTAATTTCCGCTTTGAACAAATATGGGTGGGGGAGGAAGGGTGTGAAGATACAATAAAAAAGGCGTGGGAGGAAGACGACTGGAATGTAGTGGACACGATTGCTAGGTGCGCGCGGGAGCTGCAGAAATGGAAGGGGGTGAGTATAGGTAAGATAATGAGAGATTTAAGTCGTAAGAGGAGGCGGTTGAAGTGGTTGAATGTCAATGAGAGAACCGTGGCAAATGTGCGTGAGCGGAAGGCTGTAATTAAAGATATTAATAGCCTGTTGCGGCAGGAGGAAGTTTTTTGGAGGCAGAGATCGAGGGCATTATGGCTAAAGGAGGGTGATAGAAATACCAAGTATTTTCATAGGAAGGCGGGGCAGCAGAAGAAGAAGAATCGGATTGGGAGGATTGTTGTTGAGGGAGATCGTGCTGTGACCGGGAATGAGGGTATTAAGGGAGCAGCAGTAGATTTCTTTAGCACTTTGTTTACTTCTTCGCAGCCGGCTGTTTTTGATGAGTTGCTAATCGGAGTAAAGAATAGGGTGACGTTGGATATGAATGAAAGTTTTAAGGCTGAGTACAAGGGGGATGAGGTGTTTGAAGCGTTACAACAAATGCATCCTCTCAAAGCACCTGGACCTGATGGTATGAACGCTCTCTTTTATCAAACTTATTGGCATATTGTGGGTCCATCTGTCACGCGGTTGGTGCTTCGAATTTTGAATGGTAGTGAGAGTCCTGGAATTATTAATAGTACTCATATTGTGTTAATCCCGAAGAAAAAGGCACCGGATAAGTTCTCTGACTATCGACCAATAAGTTTATGCAATGTCCTATACAAATTAGTTGCTAAGGTGCTCGCTAACAGATTGAAGAGATTTCTGGGATGTTTAGTTTCGGAGAATCAAAGTGCCTTTACTCCTGGGAGAttaatttctgataatatctTGATTGTCTTTGAAATGTTTCATTATATGAAGAATGCTCGTAGCAAGGAGGGGCATATGGCGCTGAAACTGGATATGGCGAAGGCGTATGATAGAGTTGAATGGGTGTTCTTGGAGAAGGTGCTTCTAACGATGGGTTTTGATGGGAGCTGGGTGGGTAATGTGATGAGGTGTGTTCGAACAGTGTCGTATGATGTGCTGATTAATGGATCTCCGTCTGCAACTTTTGTACCTACTAGGGGATTGCGTCAAGGTGATCCGTTATCCccttatttgtttattctttgtGCAGAAGTTCTTTCAAGTATGATCAGGCGTAAGGTGGAAGAGGGTGTGCTCCATGGTATCCGGGTGGCGCCACTTTCGCCGGTTGTCTCACATCTTTTCTTCGCAGACGATAGTATTATTTTTGTTAAGGCAAATGAGACACAGGCACGGATTGTTATGGAATTGTTGAGTCAGTATGAAATTGCTTCTGGGCAGCTGGTTAGTAAGGAGAAGACAACTGTGTCTTTTAGTAAGGGAACATCGGTTTGGCGGAGGGATAAGGTGGTTTCGGTTTTAGGTGTGCAGGCTGTTCAGGAGCAAGGAAAATATTTAGGCTTACCGACGGTTATAGGGCACTCTAAGCAGGTTCTCAATAAAGTTGTTCGGGACAAATTGAATAATAAGATGCAGGGTTGGCGTGGTAAATTATTTAGCCGAGCGGGTAGGGAAACTTTGATAAAGGCGGTTGCCCAATCTATTCCTACATATGCGATGAGCGTTTTTAAGTTACCAGCTAATTTTTGTGACGAGCTTCGTTCTATTGTCTCGAGATTTTGGTGGGGTTCGGAGAATGGAAAGAGGAAAATATCATGGGTGTCTTGGGAGGCTATGTGTCGTGTGAAGGCTAGGGGGGGCATGGGTTTTCGGGACTTTGGTAATTTTAACCTGGCTCTGTTAGCTAAACAAGCTTGGCGTTTGATTTGTAATGAGGAGAGTTTGATGGTCGGGGTACTGAAGGGTAAGTATTTTCCGAATTGTTCTTTTATGGAAGCTGTGATAGGTAATAATTCAAGTTATACTTGGCGAAGCATATGTGAGGCTAAGAAAGTGATGGGATTGGGAATCCGGAGGAGGGTGGGTGACGGGAAGGGGACAAGGGTGTGGTTGGACCCGTGGATACCTGGAACGTCATCAAGGTGCGTGATCTCGCCGCGAGGAGGCTTCGATCTAGAGACGAAGGTGGCTGAGTTGATGGTGGTAGGAGAGGCTAGGTGGAATAGGGAGAAAGTTGAGGCTATGTTTCTTCCTTTTGAAGCGGAGAGAATAATGAACATTCGATTAAGTGAGCTAGTACAGGAGGATAGTTGGTGCTGGGATGGTGCGCGTGATGGGGAGTATTCGGTTAAGGAAGGGTACCGGTTACTAGCTgcggaggaggaagaagaagaggagcagTCCGACACTTCGATGGCAAGCTGGATTTGGAAAGCGATTTGGAGCGCACCGGTGATACCACGTATTAAAGTGTTCATGTGGCAGCTGTGTAGTGATGCGCTTCCAGTTAGGGGCAACATTGCAACCCGGATTCAGAATTTTGATTGCTTTTGCCCTCGGTGTCATGCCGGTGAGGAGTCATGTGTCCATGTCTTTCGTGACTGTGGTTGGAATGAGGAGGTCTGGGAGATGGTTGGGCTCGAGGTTTTTAGAAGCCATAGTAATATGCGCATAAGGGAGTGGGTGGAGGTCGAGCTTCGTCGTATGGGGATGGAGGAACGTGTTCTCTTTATGACTACGTGCTGGGTGATTTGGGAGCAGAGGAACAAATTGTTATTTGATAACGGGTTGTGGACAGGGGAGAGAGTTGTAAGGAGGATAATGGATGTCGTTTGGGAGATGGAAAGCTTGAAGGAGGATGAGGCTGTGATGGAAAGGGGGAGGGGAGATTCGACGGCTGTTGGTAGATGGGGCAAGCCGAGTGAGGGTTTGTGGAAGGTAAATGTTGACGCAGGTGTTAAGGAGGGAATGGGTGTAGGCTTGGGAGCGGTTTGCAGGGATGGTGATGGTCGAGTGGCATGGGCGGTGGCGGTCCAAACTGCGGGCACCTGCTGCGTGCAAATGGCTGAGGCGGAAGCTATTCTTCTTGGCTTGAAGGAGGCTAGGTGCGTTGGGATGCGGAGTGTTGTCATCGAAAGCGATTGTCTTAATGTGGTTAATGCTTTAAAGGAGAGAAAAAGGGGTCGTAGTGATATTTTTCTTATTTACGATGAGATTTTGATGTTAGTCCCGCTTTTTGATACTGTTATTTTTAGTTATACTCGTAGGGATTGTAATAAGTTGGCTCACTTAGTAGCTCATGCTACGCCATGGACCATAGGTAGGAGATTTTGGTTGGATGTTTTGCCGCCGTCACTTGTGGGTGTTGCAGAACAAGATTTATTTGATATATGA
- the LOC141647524 gene encoding transcription repressor OFP6-like, whose translation MSSSKKKLFLNTVSVNLGCNCRRPKLSSVFTPKPKSSKPPKYQKHHNLSYSSSTNSSATTTTTWDKIGNSSSYSPLSHPSSVDGFGRVGPRSVAVEKESNDPYVDFRQSMLQMIVENEIYSKGELKELLNCFLQLNPPSLHGVIIRVFTEIWNGFFFSGKCNYSSPGFYVRPKSYET comes from the coding sequence ATGTCTTCTAGCAAGAAAAAATTGTTCCTTAACACAGTGTCAGTAAACCTAGGATGTAATTGTAGAAGGCCAAAACTTTCTTCCGTTTTTACCCCTAAGCCAAAATCATCTAAACCaccaaaataccaaaaacatcATAATTTGTCCTACTCTTCCTCAACTAACTCAAGCGCTACCACTACTACTACTTGGGACAAAATTGGAAATTCATCTTCCTACTCTCCCTTATCACACCCTTCCTCGGTGGACGGGTTCGGTCGAGTCGGGCCGAGGTCTGTGGCTGTTGAGAAGGAGTCTAATGACCCGTATGTGGATTTTAGGCAGTCTATGTTGCAAATGATTGTCGAAAATGAGATTTACTCAAAGGGTGAGCTTAAGGAGCTGTTAAACTGCTTTTTACAGCTTAATCCACCTTCTCTTCATGGGGTTATTATCCGGGTTTTTACTGAGATTTGGAATGGTTTCTTTTTCTCTGGAAAGTGTAACTATTCTTCCCCTGGGTTCTATGTTCGGCCCAAGTCGTATGAGACTTAA
- the LOC141648915 gene encoding uncharacterized protein LOC141648915 gives MKTKNLDNLERSRIIQVLLEKSINGKPKYGAMSEVAAQFGVCRKTITDIWNEGNRQRQAGQVINVNSKLKGRKLKSRLHFDTEKLESIDLLKRTTQQEVADGMGVSQSTINIWVAEDHINSHTNAIKPGLKDANKLDRLIYCLQHLQYDQVSKKITFKDQSNVVHMDEKWFFITKPSQRFYVGKREKRPHRTCQSKRFITKVMFMCAVSRPKYGPNKEVICDGKLGLWPFVMEVPAKRKSKNRCAGTMETKCIESINKQVTKEMVINKVLPAIKAKWPSNYSKNIMIQQDNARPHITNKDADFKRAATEDGWNIEFSYQPPNSPDLNVLDLSFFRAIQSLQQKKKSKVACMLEIMQLKGGNDYPVPHMHKSKLAKNLRFRSATDQVGSDNDPTGDIEPVGNITDQHGRCKEASMQVEDFEEAEQASDNNHILKKHNNHQTTSTF, from the exons ATGAAAACAAAGAATCTTGACAACTTAGAAAGATCAAGAATTATTCAAGTCTTACTAGAAAAATCAATAAATGGAAAACCCAAGTATGGTGCAATGTCAGAAGTGGCAGCTCAGTTTGGGGTTTGCAGGAAGACAATCACAGACATATGGAATGAAGGAAATAGACAAAGACAAGCAGGGCAAGTAATAAATGTGAACAGCAAACTAAAAGGCAGAAAATTGAAAAGCAGGCTTCACTTTGATACTGAAAAGCTAGAGAGTATTGATCTGTTGAAGAGGACAACTCAACAAGAAGTTGCAGATGGGATGGGGGTGAGTCAATCCACAATTAACATATGGGTGGCAGAAGACCATATCAACTCTCACACAAATGCAATAAAGCCAGGTTTGAAAGATGCCAATAAGCTTGATAGATTAATTTATTGCCTTCAACATTTACAATATGATCAAGTGTCCAAAAAAATTACTTTTAAGGATCAAAGTAATGTTGTTCATATGGATGAAAAATGGTTTTTTATAACCAAACCTAGTCAAAGGTTTTATGTGGGTAAAAGGGAAAAAAGACCTCATAGAACATGCCAATCCAAAAGATTCATTACTAAAGTTATGTTCATGTGTGCTGTTTCAAGACCCAAATATGGTCCTAATAAGGAAGTAATCTGTGATGGGAAGTTGGGTTTATGGCCATTTGTAATGGAGGTTCCAGCCAAGAGGAAATCCAAAAATAGATGTGCAGGGACAATGGAAACTAAATGTATTGAGTCAATTAATAAACAGGTCACAAAAGAAATGGTGATCAACAAGGTGCTGCCAGCCATAAAAGCTAAATGGCCATCAAATTACAGTAAAAACATCATGATACAACAGGACAATGCCAGACCACATATTACCAACAAGGATGCAGATTTCAAAAGGGCAGCAACTGAAGATGGGTGGAATATTGAATTCAGTTATCAACCACCAAATTCTCCAGATTTAAATGTACTAGACTTGAGTTTTTTTAGAGCAATTCAATCACTTCAACAGAAGAAAAAGTCCAAAGTA GCATGCATGTTAGAAATAATGCAACTAAAAGGTGGGAATGATTATCCAGTTCCTCATATGCACAAGTCTAAATTGGCAAAGAATTTG CGATTCAGAAGTGCTACCGATCAAGTCGGTAGCGATAATGATCCAACAGGTGACATTGAACCTGTTGGTAACATTACTGACCAACATG GCAGATGCAAGGAAGCAAGCATGCAGGTTGAAGATTTTGAAGAAGCAGAACAAGCATCAGACAACAACCACATTTTGAAGAAGCACAACAACCATCAGACAACAAGCACATTTTGA